The DNA sequence GCTGGCGCGGGTTGCCGGCAGCGGTTGAACCTCGACCTGAAGTTTTGGCTCAACCGGAGGAGCAGATCCAGACCCTGGCGGAAATCCGAGCGGAAATGGGCGACTGCCGGCGGTGCAAGCTTTACGGCGGGCGCACCAACCTGGTTTTCGGCGACGGCGCCGCCCAGGCCCGCTTGATGTTCGTGGGCGAGGCCCCGGGGGCCGATGAAGATCAGCAAGGGTTGCCCTTTGTGGGCGCGGCGGGCAAGCTGCTCAACAATCTTCTCAGTAAGCTGGGGTTGAGCCGGGAAGAAGTTTATATCGCCAATGTTCTGAAGAGCCGGCCGCCGGGCAACCGGGACCCGGAAGCCGATGAAATTACTGCGTGCCTGCCATTTCTCAAAAAGCAGATCAAGGCCATTCGGCCCCAGGTGATTGTCACGCTGGGGCGGATCGCGGCCCAGGCCTTGTTGGGCACCAAGGAGCCCCTGACCAAAATGCGGGGGCGCTGGCAGCGGTTCGATGACATCCGGGTGATGCCTACGTTTCATCCCTCTTATCTGCTGCGTTTTCCCCAGGAGCGGCACAAAACCTGGGAAGATATGCAACAGGTCATGGAGTATTTGGCGGCCCATGCAGAAGATTAATACCGTTTTTGGATTTCTGCTTTTGGCTCTGTT is a window from the Desulfobaccales bacterium genome containing:
- a CDS encoding uracil-DNA glycosylase; protein product: MSEDPVLELKELIDSLSGWLRYQRRQGWRGLPAAVEPRPEVLAQPEEQIQTLAEIRAEMGDCRRCKLYGGRTNLVFGDGAAQARLMFVGEAPGADEDQQGLPFVGAAGKLLNNLLSKLGLSREEVYIANVLKSRPPGNRDPEADEITACLPFLKKQIKAIRPQVIVTLGRIAAQALLGTKEPLTKMRGRWQRFDDIRVMPTFHPSYLLRFPQERHKTWEDMQQVMEYLAAHAED